Proteins from a genomic interval of Kitasatospora herbaricolor:
- a CDS encoding ferredoxin reductase family protein, with product MGAPTRTRGTRPASPARHGTPGRALPPGAVARAVQAAIAVGAAGVLTIWWQGTAGVSGTADWLTGAGRITGLLAGYAAPVLLLLMARIPLLEREVGADRLARWHAAGGRYLVGLVAVHVLTITWGYALTDGRGLVGEGVRLVFHYPEMIKATLATLIMFGTGLVSARAARRRVSYEVWYYLHLATYLAVALGFGHQLADGADLGGGPERAAWYALYLGTAALLGWYRLAVPFLCDRRHRMRVAEVRPEGPGVVSLFVTGERLDQLGAEAGQFFRLQFQAPGLRWAANPYSLSAPPHPRYLRFTVKDLGGHSAAVARLKPGTRVHAEGPYGAFTAGQRRGRKVLLLGAGVGITPLRALFETLPGRVTLVQRARRPQDVLFRDELASIAADRGARAHELLGTRARIGDLGAALSGLVPDLAAHEVYLCGPPAFATEAVRALRTAGVRRSRIHLESFEL from the coding sequence GCGCGGCACCCGGCCGGCGAGCCCGGCCCGACACGGCACGCCCGGGCGGGCCCTCCCGCCGGGCGCGGTGGCACGGGCCGTGCAGGCCGCGATCGCGGTCGGTGCCGCCGGAGTCCTGACGATCTGGTGGCAGGGCACGGCCGGAGTGAGCGGCACGGCGGACTGGCTCACCGGCGCCGGGCGGATCACCGGGCTGCTGGCCGGGTACGCCGCCCCGGTCCTGCTGCTCCTGATGGCCCGCATACCCCTGCTGGAACGCGAGGTGGGTGCGGACCGCCTGGCCCGCTGGCACGCGGCCGGCGGTCGCTACCTGGTCGGTCTGGTCGCCGTGCACGTCCTGACCATCACCTGGGGCTACGCGCTGACCGACGGACGCGGGCTGGTCGGTGAGGGTGTGCGGCTGGTGTTCCACTACCCCGAGATGATCAAGGCGACGCTGGCCACCCTGATCATGTTCGGCACCGGCCTGGTGAGCGCGCGGGCCGCCCGCCGCCGGGTGAGCTACGAGGTCTGGTACTACCTGCACCTGGCGACGTACCTGGCCGTGGCACTCGGCTTCGGCCACCAGCTGGCCGACGGCGCCGACCTCGGGGGCGGCCCCGAGCGCGCCGCCTGGTACGCGCTCTACCTGGGCACCGCCGCCCTGCTCGGCTGGTACCGCCTCGCCGTCCCGTTCCTGTGCGACCGCCGTCACCGGATGCGGGTCGCCGAAGTCCGGCCCGAGGGCCCGGGGGTGGTCTCGCTGTTCGTCACCGGCGAGCGCCTGGACCAACTCGGAGCCGAGGCAGGCCAGTTCTTCCGTCTCCAGTTCCAGGCCCCCGGTCTCCGCTGGGCGGCCAACCCGTACTCGCTCTCCGCGCCGCCGCACCCGCGGTACCTGCGCTTCACCGTCAAGGACCTCGGCGGTCACAGTGCCGCCGTCGCCCGGCTGAAGCCCGGCACCCGCGTGCACGCCGAGGGCCCGTACGGAGCGTTCACCGCCGGGCAGCGCCGGGGGCGAAAGGTGCTGCTGCTCGGGGCCGGCGTCGGGATCACCCCGCTACGGGCCCTGTTCGAGACCCTGCCCGGCCGGGTCACCCTCGTCCAGCGCGCCCGCCGGCCGCAGGACGTGCTCTTCCGGGACGAACTGGCGAGCATCGCCGCCGACCGCGGGGCCCGGGCGCACGAACTGCTCGGCACCCGGGCCCGGATCGGCGACCTGGGTGCCGCGCTCAGCGGGCTCGTGCCGGACCTCGCCGCCCACGAGGTCTACCTGTGCGGACCGCCGGCCTTCGCCACCGAGGCCGTACGGGCCCTGCGGACCGCCGGGGTCCGCCGCTCGCGCATCCACCTCGAATCCTTCGAACTCTGA